AGTGACAGCCATAGGAGGTCTCTGTGTAACCTCCATTCTATAAGCATCAGTCTTGATGAACTCACTAAGGATCCTTGCTTCGGTATACTGAGGGTAACCAAAGTCCATCATCTCGTCAAGTAACTCATACTGCCACCAACACAAGCCACAACTTCAGCATCTAATATTTGTTTGCCTCATGTGAATTCATCAAGAGAGTATTACTAGAGTAGAAGGGAGAAGCAGTGACATACCACAACCACAAAGTTATCCCTCAGTGATTCTTCCTCCAACTCCTCAAAGTAATGCTTGAAGACCTAATAAACACGCAAATGATCAGTTATCAATTCGAAACAGTTAAGTGTtcttttttgcaaaaaaaattgaatatcaaGGGAAGCTTACGTCGACGACGCGATGCAAGAAGGAGATAAGACTCGCAGCGTTACAGTTCTGCCTGGAGGCTATCATGAGGTAAATGTTACTATGCTGTACAAACATGTAGGTCACACCATTATCGTAAGCCACCGGATCATTAGACTGTGAATCGCCCTGAAAGATTAGCGCCAATAACATTAACAAAACCATCAAGGAGAATCGCAATTGTATTAACACTGATCAAACTCTAATCTAATTCGTTCCAAATGTTTATTCACGAGAAAATCTCATGAGGAACATCTAGAAATCAAATATGTGAATACAAATCCACCAAATCGCACATCTAGAAAATCAAACATTGGGAAGAGTAGAGAAACCTCTTTCTCGATGAGTTTGGTGAAGAAACGCTCGGCTTGAGCGGCGGTGACGTCGCCACGGTAATCGCGCCACACGAGGACGCGGCCCTTGATATCGAGCAGAAACAGCGCGGAGGCCGCCCCTGCCATGGTTTTCTCCAGGGATTGCGATATCAGATCCGATCAAACAGAAGAAGTTAATCCACGAGATCTAACGAATTTTACGCTTCGCCGGAGAAGAAGGAGCAAACGTCAGAGAGAAGAATGAGCTGAGATCATCCGTTAGCAGCTCGATAAAAGGCTTTTTATTCACGATCTGACGATTTCATAatagctagagagagagagagacgacgacacacaacattaaaataaagtaataaactGATTAATTTACTCCATCGAAACGGCGTCGTGTTTAGCAGAGTTGGTAAAGTATTTTATCTTCTTTGATCATCAATAGTTTAATTCCGCATTCTAACTTCTGCAAATTGATCTTTGACATGTAATCAAGATACTAAAGACATTTCACATAGTATATATATCACAGCTTCCAATATTTCCTTACATTGGCGATATAAGAGAACAAATACAAATGCAATTGAAGTGGCTGAATAAATCTTCTGTACATGtttcaaaaccttttttttttttccttttgacaAACAATCAAACTCACACCCAAAAACTCATGCTTTGACTCGGCACAAATCCTTTTATATTCAGTTCCATTGATTTGATCTTGAGGTAAGATAAAAACAACAAGCCAGTTTCGTTACTACCTGAGATGTATGTTTCATGTTCCTTTTTGGGAGGTAGTCTTAGACTTGAGTGCTAAGCTACTTATATCATCGTCTCCTTCCAGATCACTGAAAGAAACATCATCCTCATTCCCTGTGAACATTGGAGCCCAATCATGAGCATCGTCTTCCTCTTCTGgccaatcatcatcatcatcttcatcatcggCATTGGGTGCCGCGCTTAGGCTTGCACTCTTTTGGATTGGTTTTTCCTCGATAACAGCTTTATCAATGAACTCCGCATTTTCAGAACCAGACCCGCGATCTGCCGTTTCGAAATCGCGATACATGATTGAAGGAGGTTCAAAGGCATATATTCGTGGAGACAAAAACTCAGGAGGAGCATGGTTGTAGTAACTCGAAGTTGATGGTGTAATCTCCTCCTTAAGAATATCTCCATACCCTGTTTTGGGGGAACTGTTTTGATTCTGAAGCTCTTTCATCCACAATGCTCTTGCTTCCATCACCtgtaaacaaaacagaaaaagagTTATATTGAGTgccaacaacaacaatcatgaTCGTGTGAGTGGTTAACCTGTGGCGAAGACAAAAGCTGAGCATCGTGTTTATTGAGCCGTGAAAGGAGAAGAACAAAATAGACTTTCCAGAAGTAACCAACAGTCATATGGCACGGACAGAGTTCAATTCTTAATGCAGCTAACCTCGGAGCAAGACGTTCTATAGCTAAAGCATGGCCTCTTTGTGCATCAGACATTTCCAAATCTACAAGAAGAAGACACAACACCATATTGATGTTGACAATACACATATAAGTCAATCCATGAAGACTAAAGGccaaaaaaactaagaatcTTTTTTCAAGTCCAAAATTGAGTAGAGTGTAGGTTATACCATCAAGATCTTCGTCGGGGTCGAGAGGAAAGTCTAACCAAGTTTCAGGATGCATTGCTATGTTCCTCGCAAATGCTAGCACTTCGTCCGTAAGAGCAACCGCatccatctcttcttcctcttcctcctcctcttcttcatccgtttcctcttcttcttcctcctccagaTCATCGCGTAAGTCTTCTAACCTTTTATCTTCCATAGTATCCGAGCTCCTAGCTCTAATCTCTGTCTCTCGCGTATCAATTCCGACACACGATTCAGGCCGATCTGAAGAAGACGGCGGTTGATTCAGCCAGGGATCGAAAGACGAAGATTGATCCAGCCTGGGATCGGAAGACGACGAGCGATTCAGCCTGGGATCGGAAGACGACGATTGATTCAATTCGGGATCTGAAAAACGCGATTGGCTCAATCTGGGATTCGACAGATCGGAGGAGGATCTCTCCGGTAACGGGGCGAGAAAGTTAGCGACGCCACGAAATTTACGCGTGAGGGTATGGCTGAGTTCCGACAGGTCGTCTTTCACGCCGCGCGCTTGAGCCTCCTCTTCCGGTGACATCGGAGGCAAACGATCGGCGTTTCTCTCGGGGACGTGTCTCTCCGTTGGAGTTTTGGGGATGTtctcgtcgtcgtcgtcgtcggcTTCATCGTCTCCGATGCCATCGTATAAGCTTTCGAGGAAATTCGAAAACATTATGATTGAATTCTCTTTTTCGCTTTTTTGGTCGTATTCATTGACCTATTGATATTTGAATACTACTCGCGTTGAGTCCAAATTAAACATACTGTacattattcttttatttttgccccctgttctaaaaatcggccgtCTAGGCGTTACGAGTCACTTTTCCGCCCtgatttatgccaaatcggtttaaaaaatcggatatccgattttttccgcctagaccgcctaaatgaccgtctagccgcctaaatgaccgcctagccgcctaatttttttttttttttttttaatttttttttagttttaataatatttttatttatttatttgatctaaaattttataaatatcatttatattcataattttgatgaaaattacactatattaaatttatatattctatttgtgtgttttatacaatcataaatatgaaaatgtattaatgttatacacaattaaagattaacatgttttataacatagtaaaccatctaaaaatttcgccccgcataatttccgattaatccccgattttttctttaggcgctaggcccaatccgaccgcccgactagcgcctaccGCGTTCAATAACAGGGTTTTTGCCCAACAAATCCcatacaaattaaatattatacagCTGTAATTTAAGTTTAAATTCTACACTCTGGAACCAGATTACCACAAAAAGAAATTCGATTATTTTTCTCTCGCCATCTGGAACCGGTTTAAGATCCATAAACTTTAAccacatttttaaatttttttctgttagacgtttatttaaaatgaaatttcgTATTCATAAAATTAAAGTTATAATATAGTCCTTAACCAGAAATATGGTATTCAAATTTGATAACAaggaaaatgaaatgaaatttgATATAACTAAGAAAATTTTTAGGGGTGTGCATTTGATATTCAGAAATGTCAGTGTGTTCTCATTCACAAGTAGAAAGAAAATCAACAATGTTTAAAATGTGTGTAAGATTAAACCATATATGTTGCATGAAACAAAGTACTGGATTTGGAATAGTATATTGAGATGGTGTATATGTGAGACGAGATGAAACTCAGAGAATCCAGTTACCTCCGATTTCTTCCATAATTCTCTCAACTTTCTGCAGCATGTCTGGATAATGAGGAAACAGCTTGTTACATATATAGATTGTAGAGTTTTGAAATCTGAGTGAAGCAAGCTGAAATGTAAATTCTGAAACAGCTTATCTGTGTAAATATTGGAGAGAAAACAAACCTTGAAATGAAGAATCTTCCATGTGCTTCTGTCAAAACAAAAAAGGTTGGAATcccaaaaaccaaaagaaatcaTTAGAACTGTGTTGCTGTGTAGAAAGAGAGTTtcttgaaagaaataaaaactcgACTTGTTATGCTATTACGAGTATCTGTGACTTTAGATCAGGATCCTGCTTTACAGTTGCTTGGCCTGCATCTATAGCCGGTTTCATGGGAAGAaaacttgttaataaaatgtatGAAAGAAGCTATATATCTTTAAAGTAGAACAAGCGAAGATCAGTTGTGGAGATTACCTAGAGAGGAGTTGGGGAAGCAACCAGAGAGTAAGGTGGTGAAACTCGGAGGGAGGTTAATGAAAGGATCGTTAGGGATTTGACTAAGGGTGGCGTGTGGTGGGTATAAGGTTTGTCCAGCTTGATAGCCAAGCCTTGGTTGCATTTCAGGGACATAGCTACCAATATGTTTAACCATGGTTGGCTCCTCCACAGTGGCGATTTGTGGTTCATAGAATGTTTGACAAGTTTGATACTCAAGCCTTGGTTGCATTTCAAGAACATAACTTTCAGGAGGTTTAACCAT
The window above is part of the Brassica napus cultivar Da-Ae chromosome C8, Da-Ae, whole genome shotgun sequence genome. Proteins encoded here:
- the LOC106420195 gene encoding uncharacterized protein LOC106420195; its protein translation is MFSNFLESLYDGIGDDEADDDDDENIPKTPTERHVPERNADRLPPMSPEEEAQARGVKDDLSELSHTLTRKFRGVANFLAPLPERSSSDLSNPRLSQSRFSDPELNQSSSSDPRLNRSSSSDPRLDQSSSFDPWLNQPPSSSDRPESCVGIDTRETEIRARSSDTMEDKRLEDLRDDLEEEEEEETDEEEEEEEEEEMDAVALTDEVLAFARNIAMHPETWLDFPLDPDEDLDDLEMSDAQRGHALAIERLAPRLAALRIELCPCHMTVGYFWKVYFVLLLSRLNKHDAQLLSSPQVMEARALWMKELQNQNSSPKTGYGDILKEEITPSTSSYYNHAPPEFLSPRIYAFEPPSIMYRDFETADRGSGSENAEFIDKAVIEEKPIQKSASLSAAPNADDEDDDDDWPEEEDDAHDWAPMFTGNEDDVSFSDLEGDDDISSLALKSKTTSQKGT